From Leptospira venezuelensis, a single genomic window includes:
- a CDS encoding Eco57I restriction-modification methylase domain-containing protein, protein MDFKSKIRKLVWDFENENTWKSSEEHIQTLFTSRLLEILGYRVGNIRINKGQEVKTGKIPDILLLNDSGNTLLVIESKDAKKSESLDSRYKSKTFIEQLLGYCRAEGIHWGILTNFVEWRIYSVYQNRLYLNKKFAFHELLWPGINKEDYVDLLSDEGIRFLELISKDKLVRSKGRIDDDPVYYPKQDEIKEKFFQDLKKWRSNIRNYISKNYSHSFELSKIDLMTQQILDRLIFIDYCADNNIITQDRLHAIVHSKEKLYQELRTIFLDMDEKFNSELFSQSDCDLIEIEDSVLRPVIIELSNTDFSKLTVHVLGEVYENYLGELLQSGRKGEIIDKKKTQIKGSHGIYYTPDFIVNYIVENTVGIVLSKCKTLHEISQVKVLDPACGSGSFLIRVFDEFLKHHERISPIGLYHFEVRKKILQNNIYGIDLDERAVEIAKLNLLVKALEGSARTSLTGRKLLPNLKLNIRCGNSLIFGEGNSSQMELFRNQHFRDLAELTKLTEQYHHEKYDDSEKEKLYSQIQIIEDTVNRKLNKNLFNYFENPDNVRPMNYSVLFPQVKAAGGFDCIVGNPPYLSYYARFKQEMLKKEEIYYKEHYEFISESNRIIDKNQIKGKFNTVMFFFERSIHLLKDRGLCSFIVDLNIIKEPYKDIRQYLVNTASISEIVTDIEGWGEVGSGQIIINYQKGLNSNKKIRIKKTLLDKSPRYEQQSSFISFFTDFNNRKSKKDSLESIIKKIENNSKKLSEIFPNKLIRTSINFAGKKSTFLTTRNANDAKPLAEGGDSITHKYCIPQINSYIKYDKNIIHSINKSNNKKEIAKQNKQGKVGGLGDISVFLNPKIIVRQAGESIVATFYEKELYLDYSLFSISKGDGPNFKSVDLKEVLAILNSKLISFYAWNKNIIEHGKGGTPQIRIKGLRNIPYPNLTKEASVALSQLTDSILKLNKDTNTLQNNKIRIQSLSREIDQIVYQIYGLTESEINIIENSK, encoded by the coding sequence TACTCTATTAGTTATCGAATCAAAAGATGCCAAAAAAAGTGAATCTTTAGACTCCCGATATAAAAGTAAAACATTCATTGAACAGCTTTTGGGCTACTGTAGAGCTGAAGGAATTCATTGGGGAATATTAACTAATTTTGTAGAATGGCGAATTTATTCAGTCTATCAAAACAGATTATATTTGAATAAGAAATTTGCATTTCATGAACTACTCTGGCCCGGAATAAATAAAGAAGACTATGTCGACCTATTATCGGATGAGGGAATACGTTTCCTCGAACTTATCTCTAAGGATAAACTTGTGCGAAGTAAAGGTCGCATTGATGATGATCCAGTTTATTATCCAAAGCAAGATGAAATTAAAGAAAAATTTTTCCAAGATTTAAAGAAATGGAGAAGTAATATTCGGAATTATATTTCAAAAAACTATTCCCACTCCTTTGAATTGAGTAAAATCGATTTAATGACACAACAAATATTGGATCGGCTTATTTTCATCGATTATTGTGCTGATAACAATATAATTACGCAAGATCGGTTACATGCAATAGTTCATAGTAAAGAAAAGTTATATCAAGAATTAAGAACCATTTTCCTTGATATGGATGAAAAGTTCAATTCTGAGTTATTTTCTCAATCAGATTGCGATCTAATAGAGATAGAAGATAGCGTTCTTAGGCCAGTAATAATTGAACTTTCTAATACAGATTTTAGCAAACTGACCGTTCATGTCTTAGGAGAGGTCTATGAAAACTACCTGGGAGAGCTTCTCCAATCAGGCCGAAAAGGAGAAATTATTGACAAAAAGAAAACACAAATTAAGGGTTCGCATGGAATTTATTACACTCCTGATTTTATTGTAAATTATATAGTTGAAAACACGGTCGGGATAGTATTAAGTAAATGTAAAACTTTGCATGAAATTAGCCAGGTAAAAGTTTTAGACCCCGCATGTGGTTCCGGTTCATTTCTTATTCGCGTATTTGATGAATTTCTAAAACACCATGAAAGGATTAGTCCTATCGGACTATATCATTTTGAAGTTAGAAAGAAAATTCTTCAAAATAATATCTACGGCATAGACCTGGACGAAAGGGCTGTCGAAATCGCAAAATTAAATTTATTAGTAAAAGCGTTAGAAGGAAGTGCAAGAACTTCATTGACCGGAAGAAAACTTTTGCCAAACCTTAAGCTAAACATTCGCTGCGGAAACAGCCTAATCTTCGGAGAAGGCAATAGCTCGCAAATGGAATTGTTTCGAAATCAACATTTTCGAGATCTTGCCGAACTAACGAAACTCACTGAGCAATACCATCATGAAAAATACGATGATAGTGAGAAGGAAAAACTGTATAGTCAGATTCAAATAATTGAAGATACAGTGAATCGTAAGTTAAACAAAAATCTATTTAACTATTTTGAAAACCCAGATAACGTTAGACCGATGAATTACTCTGTGCTATTTCCACAGGTAAAAGCTGCTGGAGGATTTGATTGCATTGTGGGAAATCCTCCATATTTAAGCTACTACGCCCGATTTAAACAAGAAATGTTAAAAAAGGAAGAAATCTATTATAAAGAACATTATGAATTCATATCAGAATCCAATCGAATTATTGATAAAAATCAAATTAAAGGAAAATTCAATACGGTAATGTTCTTCTTTGAAAGATCGATTCACCTTTTGAAAGACAGAGGATTATGCTCATTTATCGTTGATTTAAATATTATCAAAGAGCCTTACAAAGATATTCGTCAATATTTAGTGAATACAGCTTCAATTAGTGAAATAGTTACTGATATTGAAGGGTGGGGAGAAGTCGGATCTGGCCAAATAATTATCAATTATCAAAAGGGGTTAAATAGTAATAAAAAAATTAGAATTAAAAAAACTCTACTTGATAAAAGCCCAAGATATGAACAGCAATCGAGTTTTATTTCATTCTTTACCGACTTTAACAATCGAAAGAGTAAGAAAGACTCATTAGAATCAATAATTAAGAAAATTGAAAATAATTCCAAAAAGCTAAGCGAGATTTTTCCAAATAAATTAATTCGTACGTCTATAAATTTCGCGGGGAAAAAATCCACATTTCTGACCACACGAAATGCAAATGACGCAAAACCTCTTGCTGAAGGCGGCGACTCGATTACGCACAAATATTGCATACCTCAAATTAATTCGTATATAAAATATGATAAAAATATAATTCATTCCATTAATAAAAGTAATAATAAGAAGGAAATTGCGAAACAAAACAAACAGGGTAAGGTTGGCGGCCTTGGTGATATTTCAGTCTTCCTGAATCCAAAGATAATAGTTCGTCAGGCTGGAGAGTCTATAGTGGCAACTTTCTATGAAAAAGAACTTTATTTAGATTATAGTCTGTTTTCCATTTCAAAAGGAGACGGACCAAATTTTAAAAGCGTAGATTTAAAAGAAGTATTAGCTATATTAAATTCTAAATTAATATCATTCTATGCTTGGAATAAAAATATTATTGAACACGGTAAAGGAGGGACTCCACAGATTCGAATAAAGGGCCTAAGGAATATTCCGTATCCAAATTTAACGAAAGAGGCCTCGGTAGCTCTAAGTCAATTAACAGATTCCATTTTAAAACTCAACAAAGACACAAACACATTGCAGAATAATAAAATTCGCATACAATCACTTTCTAGAGAAATAGATCAAATTGTTTATCAAATTTACGGACTGACCGAAAGCGAAATTAATATTATTGAAAATTCGAAATAA
- a CDS encoding AAA family ATPase, translated as MIELIRISDVAAFGSTPEELSSLSRINFIFGSNGSGKTTISRIIANEEEYGSCSVLWKAGTKLQPMVYNSDFVDRNFVQLSEMKGVFTLGEEQAEVLSQIENKKGEIDTLRRKNIRLSEELNGNEDSNGMIKDMTIIESKFKDDCWEMKKKYDDSFGTAFIGYRNSADRFRDKVLIEDSSNKSTLLDLSELLKKAENVFSEESLPEDKVIEIDGNSLVKHESNAILSKRIIGKDDVDIAAMIKKLGNSDWVRAGLNYFELNNSVCPFCQRTTEESFTKSLTEYFDETFIKDTKGIQDLAFRYSADADLLQQSINQIIANPSRFLDLEKLKFQSDLLNTKIVINNQRITEKVKEPSQIVVLEPLESILEVFNTLISTVNLEINNYNQVIANISIEKDKLIGEVWCLVLSELKDILDSYKKKKHELQKAISNIQDKIHENDREIGTKSQQLRDLEMRMTTIQPTIDGINDLLLKFGFQNFKLDKSDAGNFYKLIRSNGANAKDTLSEGEKTFVCFLYFYYLLKGSESESGMITDRIVVFDDPISSLDSEVLFIVSSLIKKLFEEVRSEAGIIKQIFVLTHNVYFQKEVAFNPKRRTRGVNDESFWIIRKLENTQKLQKHTSNPIKTSYELLWSEIRNPSRSNLTIQNTLRRILENYFKILGGIDPDRICDMFEGRDKLICKSLFSWVHDGSHFAQDDLYVAIDDIQIENYLQVFREIFNRSGHEAHYNMMMGNDSN; from the coding sequence ATGATTGAGTTGATTAGAATTTCCGACGTTGCGGCTTTTGGTTCCACACCTGAGGAACTTAGCAGTCTTTCTAGAATTAATTTTATTTTTGGCTCTAATGGTTCGGGAAAAACAACGATAAGTCGTATTATTGCTAATGAAGAAGAATATGGATCTTGCTCAGTATTATGGAAGGCAGGAACAAAGCTTCAGCCTATGGTCTATAATTCCGATTTTGTTGATCGTAATTTCGTTCAATTGAGTGAAATGAAAGGGGTTTTTACTCTAGGTGAAGAACAGGCAGAAGTTTTATCTCAGATAGAAAATAAGAAAGGTGAGATTGATACATTAAGAAGAAAGAATATAAGACTTTCCGAAGAATTGAATGGAAATGAAGATTCCAATGGAATGATTAAAGACATGACGATCATTGAATCCAAATTTAAAGATGATTGTTGGGAAATGAAGAAAAAGTATGATGATTCGTTTGGTACCGCATTTATAGGATATCGAAATTCTGCAGATAGATTTCGCGATAAAGTTTTAATTGAAGATTCATCTAATAAATCAACTCTTCTTGATCTAAGTGAATTGCTAAAGAAAGCGGAAAATGTTTTCAGTGAAGAGTCTCTACCGGAAGACAAGGTTATTGAGATCGACGGAAATTCTCTTGTAAAGCACGAAAGCAATGCCATCTTATCAAAACGTATCATAGGTAAGGATGATGTAGATATAGCAGCAATGATTAAAAAGTTAGGGAATAGTGATTGGGTTCGAGCTGGCCTTAATTATTTCGAACTTAATAATAGTGTTTGCCCCTTTTGTCAACGGACTACAGAAGAGTCATTTACTAAAAGTTTGACTGAATACTTTGACGAAACTTTTATTAAAGATACCAAAGGAATTCAAGATTTAGCTTTCCGTTACTCTGCTGATGCAGACCTTTTACAACAGTCAATCAATCAAATTATCGCTAACCCATCTCGTTTTTTGGATCTCGAGAAATTGAAATTTCAAAGTGATTTATTAAATACAAAAATAGTCATAAATAATCAGAGGATCACTGAGAAAGTTAAGGAACCTAGTCAGATTGTAGTGTTAGAGCCTCTCGAGAGTATTTTGGAAGTTTTCAATACTTTAATTTCAACAGTGAATTTGGAAATTAATAATTACAATCAAGTCATTGCAAATATTTCAATAGAAAAAGATAAACTTATCGGAGAAGTTTGGTGTTTAGTTCTTTCTGAGTTAAAGGATATTCTTGATTCTTATAAAAAGAAAAAGCATGAACTTCAAAAGGCCATTTCAAATATTCAAGATAAGATTCATGAAAATGATAGAGAGATTGGAACTAAATCTCAGCAATTGCGTGACTTAGAAATGAGGATGACTACTATTCAGCCAACTATTGACGGAATTAACGATTTGCTTTTGAAATTTGGTTTTCAAAATTTCAAGCTCGATAAGTCAGATGCCGGTAATTTCTATAAATTGATCCGATCGAATGGCGCAAATGCGAAAGATACGCTCAGTGAAGGCGAGAAGACATTTGTATGCTTTTTGTACTTTTATTATTTGTTAAAAGGTAGTGAATCGGAAAGTGGCATGATAACGGATCGTATTGTCGTATTCGATGATCCTATTTCAAGTTTAGATAGTGAAGTTCTTTTTATTGTTAGCTCATTGATTAAGAAATTATTTGAAGAGGTGAGATCGGAAGCTGGAATTATTAAGCAGATATTTGTCCTTACTCATAATGTCTATTTTCAAAAGGAGGTAGCTTTTAATCCTAAGAGACGAACTCGAGGAGTAAATGATGAATCCTTTTGGATCATTAGAAAACTAGAAAATACTCAAAAACTTCAAAAACATACAAGCAATCCGATAAAAACATCTTATGAATTGCTATGGTCTGAGATACGAAATCCGAGTAGATCGAATCTTACAATTCAGAATACTTTACGAAGAATTTTAGAAAACTATTTTAAGATATTGGGAGGTATAGATCCTGATCGAATATGTGATATGTTTGAAGGTCGGGATAAACTGATTTGCAAGTCGCTTTTTTCTTGGGTTCATGATGGATCTCATTTTGCACAGGACGATCTTTATGTAGCAATTGACGATATCCAGATTGAGAATTATCTACAAGTTTTTCGCGAAATTTTTAACAGGTCTGGACACGAAGCCCACTATAATATGATGATGGGCAATGATAGTAATTAA
- a CDS encoding transposase has translation MQAALKYTEINSRRQSFTPTRPWIEFGIFNTRNPNRGPPFLQSRTAPSIRNTENINLFPTPLPKHYNPALNTDYFTEITKKILNDFYPKHCPTPECNNRILDKEISTRPDLIRCPQCRYLTSRLSYTPLHHFKLPIWMFGYILYESLIQYPKVVTATELSKRLRIGYNAASLLKRRFQLFASNQLPKYKKLTYEALNDQFKDFLLPPNENRDITKIMAKKPYTCVDTVVLYSAGERASQGRKRYRHSGQTASIYLSEKLGGRQVGTLVQTIAIKQGPVFFSSVSNQKADTLGPLIKEHLPTCTPLFTDQGYPWLWGIYKNHRSVNHSARSKDNRFRFARNRWSKNGVHNQVAEGNHRVLKTAFAAYGYIKPKYSQMYLNEFSFIKNANVFGLDVLVECDGDDANEGMRCRDRDAFAVNPRAGMKEAVRIERKGCLSQNIIQKFP, from the coding sequence ATGCAAGCAGCCTTAAAATACACGGAAATCAACTCTCGCAGACAATCCTTCACTCCTACTCGACCTTGGATTGAATTCGGAATATTTAATACACGTAATCCGAACCGAGGACCACCTTTCCTCCAATCCAGAACCGCCCCTTCCATTAGAAATACCGAAAATATAAACCTCTTCCCAACACCCCTACCTAAACACTACAACCCAGCACTAAACACTGATTACTTCACGGAAATAACCAAGAAGATACTTAATGACTTCTACCCAAAACACTGTCCTACTCCTGAATGTAACAATAGAATCTTAGATAAGGAAATCTCAACAAGACCAGATCTAATTAGATGTCCTCAATGTAGATATCTAACATCAAGACTAAGTTACACTCCCCTTCATCATTTCAAACTTCCAATATGGATGTTCGGATATATCCTTTATGAATCACTAATACAATACCCAAAGGTAGTAACAGCAACAGAACTAAGTAAGAGGCTAAGAATAGGATATAATGCAGCCAGCTTACTAAAGAGAAGATTCCAACTCTTTGCATCAAACCAATTACCAAAGTATAAGAAGCTAACCTACGAGGCTCTAAATGATCAGTTCAAGGACTTCCTACTCCCTCCAAATGAGAATAGAGACATTACTAAGATCATGGCAAAGAAGCCTTATACTTGCGTAGACACTGTTGTATTATATTCAGCAGGTGAAAGAGCGAGCCAAGGTAGGAAACGTTACAGACATAGTGGACAAACCGCTTCTATATACCTTTCAGAGAAATTAGGAGGGAGACAAGTCGGAACTCTCGTCCAAACTATAGCAATAAAACAAGGACCAGTATTCTTCTCATCAGTATCTAATCAGAAAGCGGATACGCTTGGACCTCTAATCAAAGAACATCTCCCTACTTGCACTCCCCTTTTTACAGACCAAGGATACCCATGGCTTTGGGGAATATACAAGAACCACAGATCAGTAAATCACTCTGCAAGATCAAAGGACAATAGATTCAGATTCGCTCGAAATCGTTGGTCGAAGAATGGAGTCCACAATCAAGTAGCAGAAGGAAACCATAGAGTTTTAAAAACTGCTTTTGCTGCTTACGGATATATCAAGCCTAAATATTCCCAAATGTATCTGAATGAGTTTAGCTTCATTAAGAATGCTAACGTATTCGGACTGGATGTGCTGGTTGAATGTGATGGTGATGATGCCAACGAAGGAATGAGGTGTAGAGATAGGGATGCTTTTGCTGTCAATCCGAGAGCCGGGATGAAGGAGGCGGTTCGGATTGAGAGGAAAGGATGTTTATCTCAAAACATCATTCAGAAGTTTCCCTAA
- a CDS encoding flagellar hook-basal body protein gives MLRGMYTGSNGMIVQQTRMDVISNNLANVDKTAFKRDTTLFKTFPELLIHRFSEDGVGKVPMGSFDTAPVVGKLGLGAEVNEIYTRFEQGAVKKTDNPFDMMLQDRPGTEHPAFFSVLTNRGERLSRSGAFVLDTNGYLVTPQGFPLMGENGPIKVARGNFLVKENGEIWINGEIGNDPRNSVGADKNRFETPVLLDRIKIRTVENPRHLDKEGDSFYNDTPESGEPRPFLLEEEPNLLQGYLEASNVSVVTEMVEMIEVNRSYEANQKTVQTQDQMLGKLLNDVLR, from the coding sequence ATGTTAAGAGGAATGTACACTGGATCCAATGGGATGATCGTGCAGCAGACACGAATGGACGTGATCTCCAACAACCTTGCAAACGTTGACAAAACCGCTTTCAAAAGGGACACAACGTTGTTCAAAACTTTTCCTGAACTTTTGATCCATAGATTCAGCGAGGATGGTGTGGGCAAAGTGCCGATGGGCTCGTTCGATACTGCTCCCGTGGTCGGCAAACTCGGATTAGGTGCCGAGGTAAATGAAATTTATACAAGATTCGAACAAGGTGCTGTGAAGAAGACTGATAATCCTTTCGATATGATGCTGCAAGACAGACCTGGCACTGAACATCCTGCATTTTTTAGCGTATTGACTAATAGAGGAGAAAGACTTTCTCGCTCAGGCGCATTTGTTTTGGATACGAATGGTTACTTGGTGACTCCTCAGGGTTTTCCTTTAATGGGTGAGAATGGTCCAATTAAAGTTGCTCGAGGCAATTTTTTGGTCAAAGAGAACGGTGAAATTTGGATCAACGGAGAGATCGGTAATGACCCTCGCAATTCTGTCGGTGCAGATAAGAATAGATTCGAAACTCCTGTTCTTTTGGATCGTATCAAGATCCGCACCGTAGAAAATCCTCGTCACTTGGATAAAGAAGGGGACTCATTCTATAATGATACTCCTGAATCAGGCGAACCAAGACCTTTTCTTTTGGAAGAAGAACCGAATCTTCTCCAAGGTTATTTAGAAGCTTCTAATGTTAGTGTTGTCACTGAAATGGTAGAGATGATTGAAGTAAACCGCTCTTATGAAGCGAATCAGAAGACTGTTCAGACTCAAGATCAGATGTTAGGGAAACTTCTGAATGATGTTTTGAGATAA
- a CDS encoding ATP-grasp domain-containing protein yields the protein MKKKGYFLSLGAGKNQVPLISAARALGLEVAAVDKNDKAPGFALASMRIIESTFEYRRILRAVAENPLPTPIIGVGTRSFGKATYSTAYLAEKLKLKYASTESVLKFSDKQILKETLAPKGIRVPREIPASEIKAKSKSFSYPWILKPSQGSGKSGIQLVESDSDLKSVSNIISPKKQSKAKVTANSPHPETWLLEEYIPGPEYTVLGLVEGSEFHLVNISLKETSSFPPFLEAAHRLPFPKSELEGEIKMLCRAIVKATGLKNCPFVAEFRSDENGDLVLIEAAPEVGGEYLADVLVPGYSGYDYFTNLVKLLVGEPITPPPSSLEIPKKLKSQVRFDIPPRGVSVLKSWEDFPTNYGETILLNQNLKEPGSKLDTSLGNETRTRVLCLKSKASSSEEEWNGSVKNRLKAEYEAR from the coding sequence ATGAAGAAAAAAGGGTATTTTCTCTCCTTAGGAGCTGGTAAAAACCAGGTACCCTTAATCTCTGCTGCAAGAGCCCTAGGCTTAGAAGTAGCAGCAGTAGACAAAAATGATAAGGCCCCAGGCTTCGCATTGGCAAGCATGCGGATCATAGAGTCCACCTTCGAATACAGAAGGATCTTAAGAGCAGTCGCCGAAAATCCATTGCCAACCCCAATCATCGGAGTTGGAACAAGATCCTTCGGCAAAGCAACGTATAGCACAGCCTATCTTGCAGAAAAATTAAAACTCAAGTATGCAAGCACAGAATCAGTATTAAAATTTTCTGATAAACAAATTTTAAAAGAGACTCTTGCCCCGAAAGGGATCAGGGTTCCGAGAGAAATCCCAGCTTCCGAGATCAAAGCTAAATCTAAATCTTTTTCTTATCCTTGGATCTTAAAACCAAGCCAAGGTAGCGGCAAATCTGGGATTCAGCTCGTTGAATCAGATTCAGATCTAAAGTCAGTTTCGAATATAATATCGCCTAAAAAACAATCCAAAGCAAAAGTTACAGCTAACTCTCCTCACCCGGAGACCTGGCTTTTAGAAGAGTATATTCCTGGTCCTGAATATACTGTTTTGGGATTGGTAGAAGGTTCTGAATTTCATTTAGTAAATATCTCCTTAAAGGAAACTTCTTCTTTTCCGCCCTTTTTGGAAGCAGCTCATCGTTTACCCTTTCCTAAATCGGAATTGGAAGGTGAGATCAAGATGTTATGTAGAGCAATTGTAAAAGCAACCGGCTTGAAAAATTGTCCCTTTGTGGCTGAATTCAGATCGGATGAAAATGGGGATCTTGTTTTGATCGAAGCCGCTCCCGAAGTGGGTGGTGAATACTTGGCAGACGTTCTTGTACCAGGTTATTCAGGTTATGATTATTTCACGAACCTAGTAAAACTTTTAGTAGGGGAACCGATTACCCCTCCCCCTTCTAGTTTAGAAATTCCTAAAAAACTAAAATCTCAAGTTCGTTTTGATATTCCACCCAGAGGTGTTTCTGTTCTCAAATCCTGGGAGGACTTTCCTACAAATTATGGTGAAACCATTCTTTTAAATCAGAATTTAAAAGAGCCAGGTTCTAAATTGGATACTTCTCTTGGAAATGAAACAAGAACGAGAGTTCTTTGTCTGAAATCAAAGGCGTCTTCCTCGGAAGAAGAATGGAATGGTTCCGTTAAAAATCGTTTGAAGGCGGAATATGAAGCCCGCTGA
- a CDS encoding class I SAM-dependent methyltransferase, whose amino-acid sequence MKPADHPSKEAWETHYTRPKAKLSYPDENLVRMISKFPSSSSTSPKALDFGTGSGRHCVLLKDFGYEVYAADYSENSIQSVKESYPWAKTFLLNSPPYPFSDEEFDLIVSWGVLHYNSPDLAKSMLDDTFRILKKGGYLAASVRAEGDTHLKAEKGKIGTADLAGGATWFYSKEDVQSLLQIFSSFELGYTERTPLGKLDERICHWIFLAQK is encoded by the coding sequence ATGAAGCCCGCTGATCATCCTTCCAAAGAAGCTTGGGAAACTCATTATACAAGACCTAAAGCAAAACTTTCTTATCCGGATGAGAACTTAGTTCGGATGATCTCTAAATTTCCATCTTCTTCTTCTACTTCTCCCAAAGCTTTAGATTTTGGGACCGGTTCTGGAAGACATTGTGTTCTTTTGAAAGATTTCGGTTATGAAGTATATGCAGCAGATTACAGTGAGAATTCCATTCAATCCGTTAAAGAATCTTATCCTTGGGCTAAAACTTTTCTTTTAAATTCTCCTCCTTATCCATTTTCGGATGAAGAATTTGATCTTATCGTAAGTTGGGGAGTCCTACATTACAACTCACCAGATCTCGCAAAATCAATGTTAGATGATACCTTTCGTATTTTAAAAAAAGGTGGTTATCTTGCAGCTTCCGTAAGGGCAGAAGGCGATACTCATCTTAAAGCAGAAAAAGGCAAAATAGGAACTGCAGATCTCGCTGGTGGCGCAACCTGGTTTTATTCTAAAGAAGATGTGCAAAGTCTTCTTCAAATTTTCTCTTCTTTTGAGCTTGGTTATACGGAGAGGACACCATTAGGAAAATTGGATGAGAGGATTTGTCATTGGATCTTTCTCGCCCAAAAGTAA
- a CDS encoding class I SAM-dependent methyltransferase: protein MDLSRPKVIQEECPLNGDCNWEPLYRSEFGNFDLSIQSCKTCGFQAQFPRPEPESLYTEEYYTGDKGFTYRDERQTEKFDRYVWFARLKNISKFKSSGNFLDIGCSFGGFLECAKEKGFTPFGVEISPFSAKQAEARGFKVWQGQFLDADLPENFFDVITLIEVIEHLENPKEVFNKLAKVLKPGGLLLIQTANFDAWQAMEAGKNYHYYLPGHVYYYSAKILRKILAIRGFERQITYLGVDFPLSAKLLKSRGSFSSWKDYLKWFRITFYHFKSKLSKKGIPLTSSMVHYAIKK from the coding sequence TTGGATCTTTCTCGCCCAAAAGTAATCCAAGAAGAATGTCCCTTAAATGGGGACTGCAATTGGGAACCTTTATACAGATCTGAATTCGGCAATTTCGATCTTTCCATCCAATCTTGCAAAACTTGTGGGTTCCAGGCTCAATTTCCAAGACCAGAACCTGAGTCATTATACACAGAAGAATATTATACAGGCGATAAAGGATTTACTTATAGAGACGAAAGGCAGACTGAAAAATTCGACCGATATGTTTGGTTTGCTCGTTTAAAAAATATTTCCAAGTTCAAATCTTCAGGGAATTTCTTGGACATAGGTTGTTCCTTTGGTGGTTTTTTAGAATGTGCTAAAGAGAAAGGATTCACTCCCTTTGGTGTGGAAATTTCCCCCTTTTCCGCCAAACAAGCGGAAGCGAGAGGTTTCAAAGTTTGGCAGGGCCAATTCTTAGACGCAGATCTTCCCGAAAATTTTTTCGATGTCATAACACTCATAGAAGTGATAGAACATTTAGAAAATCCAAAAGAAGTATTTAATAAACTTGCAAAGGTCCTAAAACCTGGCGGATTACTTCTCATACAAACTGCAAATTTTGATGCCTGGCAGGCAATGGAAGCAGGCAAAAATTATCACTATTATTTACCTGGCCATGTGTATTATTATTCTGCAAAAATTCTCCGGAAAATTCTTGCCATAAGGGGATTCGAAAGACAGATTACCTACCTCGGAGTGGACTTCCCCCTTTCGGCCAAACTTTTAAAATCGAGGGGAAGTTTTTCAAGCTGGAAGGATTATTTAAAATGGTTTAGGATCACTTTTTACCATTTCAAAAGTAAACTTTCAAAAAAAGGAATACCGCTCACTTCTTCTATGGTGCATTACGCGATTAAGAAATGA